Proteins found in one Aethina tumida isolate Nest 87 chromosome 1, icAetTumi1.1, whole genome shotgun sequence genomic segment:
- the LOC109595122 gene encoding inositol hexakisphosphate and diphosphoinositol-pentakisphosphate kinase isoform X1, with protein sequence MEWSWLKDWWRLKKWRKNRKMSDQSMICYCDECLQNEDGDLELCDPVDVLGSQDMEDGGKVVIVGVCAMAKKSQSKPMKEILTRLQEFEYIKVTVFPEEVILQKPVEEWPVCDCLISFHSKGFPLDKAISYAQLHNPYVINNLHMQYDIQDRRKVYALLEAEGIEIPRYAVLDRDSADPKHHELVESEDHVEVNGVVFNKPFVEKPVSAEDHNIYIYYPTSAGGGSQRLFRKIGSRSSVYSPESRVRKTGSFIYEDFMPTDGTDVKVYTVGPDYAHAEARKSPALDGKVERDREGKEIRYPVILSNAEKLISRKVCLAFKQAVCGFDLLRANGKSFVCDVNGFSFVKNSNKYYDDCAKILGNMILRELAPTLHIPWSVPFQLDDPPIVPTTFGKMMELRCVVGVIRHGDRTPKQKMKVEVRHPKFFEIFEKYDGYKHGHVKLKRPKQLQEILDIARALLAEIQQHEADPEIEEKQGKLEQLKSVLEMYGHFSGINRKVQMKYQPKGRPRGSSSDDVDKPAEPSLVLILKWGGELTPAGRIQAEELGRIFRCMYPGGQGRHFAGEYAGAQGLGLLRLHSTFRHDLKIYASDEGRVQMTAAAFAKGLLALEGELTPILVQMVKSANTNGLLDNDCDSSKYQNMCKSRLHELMQLDKDFTPTEREKINPCNSSSISDALDFVKNPVKCCKHVHELIKNLMEIVQVKKEDQKTKDAILYHGETWELMGRRWGKIEKDFFTKNKTFDISKIPDIYDCIKYDLQHNQHTLQFEQAEELYMYAKYLADIVIPQEYGLTAQEKLTIGQGICTPLLKKIKADLQRNIEELGEETVNRLNPRYSHGVSSPGRHVRTRLYFTSESHIHSLITVLRHGGLLDIKKDEQWRRAMEYVSMVSELNYMSQIVIMLYEDPTKDPCSEERFHIELHFSPGVNCCVQKNLPPGPGFRPHSRNESVASKNPSSNTSVTATPDEVKSQCSPRIEEEGEMSLDEEKFLVEPKDSPTNSDGSPPTSPQAPSYRQYLKTSDPIPIGSSHTVCGHEAMHLAKCLNEELANQKAEAGRRSNRAVSPDPEPRSRSYDHKSPAKGKESPSSTTDHSLTPTNTPVTPPIEIPVRTLTFETKAELMNDENTFLPIGFEKGELSPIDGSLENQSDTDSCNVRDEIKTERKMGGSRPQSATNELPLTELNLALFTCEFETKSFSKMSTNELPLSDIRFGPKGLCKQGTIDSQNDDVSMEVNWETDVKEIEDRQPKRLKDKIQQRSFSDPNILDKDWMSLSNKSFLLEKYSQSLLHNSASRESSCNRSPNSLSPIEPPHFPHSFYPSEHGPPVPDQCCTLCSSAPTSNLLSFFTAAPGACCETVQLMRPPGVAARSLSHPPVLVTASSAHPYQNYHPCMSDVECGGGSAAATGRRHRHSIAGQMSYFKMLGFGCGGPLGIKKLIGGSTNSLFSTAVISGSSSAPNLRDMITSTASASAIEGFGGVPPIRPLETLHNALSLRQIDAFLDHMTAAPLFRTPSSTPPKYPSTPLPTPTQCSSGLSSSSSQKLQSPSNSVGWSGPPSFVSNSGPSSPGYSETNSKESSEMSSSVISGDGLTMDKITSIFPTAPGLDQDLGSVGGMLLDMDREISGSMEFSEYYASIHKPLYRGESGDVTPISGGSEVEFNTNDATAGSTADYDVTVTEEMEQSFAMGDDETFDIPDSQECSGYPENNQVVMTNCPKAIMNICVNALQNDKLSKNAEQSDKLLASNNLLGQLDLKKCAIYDKDVKNLASLGSDKWSTSKERFLEGKKINYVKADNVDYGKNLNIGAEKKVDKDNKDFNLLKQNPGTVLIKEGFIEPPRMSRISRSFHGKSPTSNSYLDISNNSPRRASDSVSMTNCNANPGNALSKIEPKPQRPVFTSQLSQPCGSTNPNKGTSFRKTSLTDGLPKHPRFTTVRVDEAEHAASMGLFMKARDTESEDSLQN encoded by the exons ATGGAATGGAGTTGGTTAAAGGACTGGTGGCGTTTGAAAAAATGGAGGAAAAACAGGAAAATGAGTGATCAATCGATGATCTGCTACTGTGATGAGTGTTTGCAGAATGAAGAT ggcGACTTGGAATTATGCGACCCCGTCGACGTGCTAGGCTCCCAAGACATGGAGGATGGGGGCAAGGTGGTGATAGTGGGGGTCTGCGCAATGGCCAAGAAGTCGCAGAGCAAACCCATGAAGGAGATACTCACCAGATTGCAGGAGTTTGAGTACATCAAAGTCACAGTATTTCCAGAAGAAGTCATACTACAG AAACCGGTGGAAGAATGGCCGGTGTGCGACTGCCTAATATCATTTCACTCAAAGGGTTTTCCCCTGGACAAAGCCATATCCTACGCCCAACTCCACAATCCCTACGTCATCAATAATCTGCACATGCAGTACGACATACAAGACCGCAGAAAAGTGTACGCCCTTTTAGAAGCGGAGGGCATCGAAATTCCTAGGTATGCAGTATTAGACAGGGATAGTGCGGATCCGAAAC ACCACGAATTAGTTGAGTCCGAGGACCATGTCGAAGTCAATGGGGTGGTGTTCAATAAACCGTTTGTGGAAAAGCCGGTTTCCGCTGAAGACCACAACATCTACATCTATTATCCCACATCCGCTGGCGGGGGGAGTCAAAGGTTATTTAGAaag ATCGGTAGCAGGAGCAGCGTTTATTCGCCGGAGTCCAGAGTACGAAAGACCGGCAGCTTCATTTACGAAGACTTCATGCCGACTGATGGGACTGACGTTAAG GTATACACAGTGGGTCCGGATTATGCTCATGCGGAGGCACGTAAGTCACCAGCCTTAGATGGAAAAGTGGAGCGGGACCGGGAGGGTAAAGAGATACGTTATCCGGTGATTCTTAGCAATGCCGAGAAACTGATCTCGCGGAAGGTATGTCTGGCGTTCAAACAAGCTGTTTGTGGTTTTGACTTGCTGCGGGCCAACGGCAAGTCCTTCGTCTGTGACGTCAACGGGTTCAGCTTCGTTAAAAACTCTAACAAGTATTACGATGATTGCGCTAAGATATTAG GTAATATGATATTGAGGGAATTGGCGCCAACGTTGCACATTCCCTGGTCGGTGCCTTTTCAATTGGACGACCCTCCAATTGTACCCACCACTTTTGGTAAAATGATGGAGTTGCGATGTGTGGTGGGAGTTATCAGACACGGTGACAGGACGCCTAAGCAAAAGATGAAGGTGGAAGTTCGTCATCCGAA attctttgaaatatttgaaaaatacgaCGGTTACAAGCACGGCCATGTGAAATTGAAACGCCCCAAACAGCTGCAGGAGATTTTGGACATCGCCAGGGCACTGTTGGCCGAAATACAACAGCACGAGGCGGATCCTGAAATTGAGGAGAAGCAGGGCAAACTCGAACAACTTAAAAGCGTTTTAGAAAT GTACGGACATTTTTCCGGAATAAACCGCAAGGTGCAGATGAAGTACCAACCTAAAGGACGACCTCGAGGTTCAAGTTCCGATGATG TAGACAAGCCGGCCGAGCCGTCGCTGGTCCTCATCCTCAAGTGGGGTGGGGAATTGACTCCGGCCGGGCGGATCCAGGCGGAGGAGCTGGGTCGCATATTCCGCTGCATGTATCCCGGCGGACAAGGTAGACATTTTGCCG gaGAATATGCAGGTGCGCAAGGTTTGGGCCTCTTAAGATTGCATTCAACCTTTAGACACGACCTAAAAATATATGCTTCCGATGAAGGGAGAGTGCAAATGACTGCTGCGGCATTTGCAAAAGGTCTCCTGGCTTTGGAGGGCGAACTCACTCCCATATTGGTACAAATGGTTAAAAGTGCCAATACCAATGGACTTCTCGACAACGATTGTGATAGCAGTAAATATCAAAACAT GTGCAAATCCAGGCTACATGAACTTATGCAGTTGGATAAAGACTTTACTCCCACTGAACGAGAAAAGATTAATCCCTGCAACTCCTCCAGCATAAGTGATGCGTtggattttgttaaaaatcctGTAAAATGTTGCAAACACGTTCACGAATTGATTAAGAATCTTATGGAAATAGTGCAGGTTAAAAAAGAAGATCAAAAAACGAAAG ACGCCATATTATATCATGGAGAGACTTGGGAGTTGATGGGTAGAAGATGGGGTAAAATAGAAAAGGATTTCTTCACTAAAAACAAAACCTTCGATATTAGTAAAATACCCGACATTTACGACTGCATTAAGTATGATTTACAACACAATCAGCATACTCTACAATTCGAACAAGCCGAAGAATTATACATGTATGCCAAATATTTAGCTGACATCGTTATACCACAA GAGTACGGCCTGACGGCCCAAGAAAAGCTAACAATCGGGCAAGGTATTTGTACTCCgttgttgaaaaaaataaaagccgACCTTCAAAGGAACATCGAAGAGCTGGGCGAAGAGACAGTGAACCGATTGAATCCTCGATACTCTCACGGCGTCTCGAGCCCTGGAAGGCACGTACGAACTCGTCTTTACTTCACCAGCGAAAGTCACATACACTCTTTAATAACCGTTTTGAGGCACGGTGGCCTTTTGGATATCAAGAAGGACGAGCAGTGGAGAAGAGCCATGGAGTACGTCTCGATGGTCTCTGAGTTGAACTACATGTCCCAGATAGTCATCATGTTATACGAAGATCCAACCAAGGATCCGTGCAGCGAAGAACGATTTCACATCGAATTACATTTCAGCCCCGGCGTCAATTGTTGCGTACAAAAGAATTTGCCTCCCGGCCCTGGTTTCAGGCCGCATTCCAGAAACGAATCTGTTGCTAGTAAAAACCCa AGTTCCAACACATCGGTAACGGCCACCCCAGACGAGGTGAAGAGCCAGTGTTCACCTAGGATAGAGGAAGAAGGGGAGATGTCCCTGGATGAAGAGAAATTCTTAGTAGAACCTAAGGATTCCCCTACAAACTCGGACGGTTCCCCACCTACGTCACCCCAGGCACCGTCCTAtcgacaatatttaaaaaccagCGATCCCATCCCCATAGG AAGTTCACACACAGTGTGCGGACATGAAGCTATGCATTTAGCGAAGTGTTTGAACGAAGAGCTTGCAAATCAGAAGGCGGAGGCTGGTAGACGGTCCAATCGGGCAGTTAGTCCAGATCCTGAGCCACGTTCGAGGAGTTACGATCACAAGAGTCCGGCGAAAGGAAAAG AGTCGCCCTCTTCGACCACAGATCATTCTCTTACTCCCACCAACACTCCCGTTACCCCTCCCATTGAAATACCCGTCCGTACCTTAACGTTTGAGACAAAAGCGGAATTAATGAACGATGAAAACACGTTCTTGCCTATTGGCTTCGAAAAAGGTGAATTGAGTCCAATAGATGGATCATTAGAGAATCAGAGCGATACAGATTCATGTAACGTTAGAGATGAGATTAAAACTGAAAGAAAAATGGGAGGTTCCAGACCTCAGAGCGCGACCAACGAGTTGCCTCTGACTGAGTTGAATCTGGCTTTGTTCACGTGCGAGTTTGAAACCAAAAGCTTTAGCAAAATGAGCACGAACGAATTGCCATTGTCTGATATAAGGTTCGGGCCTAAGGGCTTGTGCAAACAGGGAACCATTGACAGTCAAAACGATGACGTTTCAATGGAAGTAAACTGGGAGACAGATGTTAAAGAGATTGAGGATAGGCAGCCAAAGAGGCTGAAGGATAAAATTCAGCAGAGATCGTTCTCCGATCCGAACATCCTCGATAAAGATTGGATGAGCTTGTCGAATAAGAGTTTCCTTTTGGAAAAGTACAGTCAGAGCTTGCTTCACAATAGTGCCAGTAGAGAAAGTAGTTGCAATAGGTCGCCGAACAGCCTCAGTCCCATAGAGCCGCCACATTTCCCACACAGCTTTTACCCTTCCGAGCATGGTCCCCCCGTTCCGGATCAGTGTTGTACGCTTTGTTCATCCGCCCCCACGTCCAACCTGCTTTCGTTCTTCACGGCGGCGCCGGGGGCGTGTTGCGAGACGGTGCAGCTGATGCGCCCGCCCGGCGTCGCGGCTCGCTCTCTCTCACACCCCCCGGTACTCGTGACCGCCTCCTCTGCCCACCCTTACCAAAACTACCACCCTTGCATGTCCGATGTAGAGTGCGGAGGGGGCAGCGCAGCAGCCACAGGTCGGCGCCATCGACACAGTATTGCCGGACAGATGAGCTATTTCAAGATGCTAGGTTTCGGTTGCGGAGGTCCGCTAGGTATCAAGAAACTCATCGGCGGCAGCACCAATTCACTGTTCTCGACGGCCGTGATTTCGGGGAGCAGCAGCGCACCCAACCTCAGGGATATGATCACCAGCACGGCTAGTGCATCTG CAATTGAAGGTTTTGGAGGAGTGCCGCCGATAAGGCCTCTGGAGACGCTGCACAACGCGCTGTCGCTCCGTCAGATCGACGCGTTTCTCGACCACATGACGGCCGCACCGTTGTTCAGAACGCCGTCGTCGACGCCACCCAAGTACCCGTCGACGCCGCTGCCCACTCCCACCCAATGTTCATCCGGATTGTCGTCCTCCAGCTCGCAAAAATTGCAATCGCCCAGTAACA gcgTGGGTTGGAGCGGACCTCCTAGTTTTGTTTCTAATAGCGGCCCCTCATCACCAGGATATTCTGAAACTAATTCGAAAGAGAGCAGCGAGATGTCGTCGAGCGTTATTAGCGGAGATGg gttGACAATGGACAAAATAACTAGTATCTTCCCAACCGCACCTGGCCTGGATCAAGATCTGGGAAGTGTTGGAGGAATGTTATTAGACATGGACAGAGAAATATCGGGCTCCATGGAGTTTTCCGAATATTATGCCAGTATTCATAAGCCCTTGTATAGAG GTGAGAGTGGTGATGTGACACCTATTTCAGGAGGTTCAGAGGTGGAGTTCAATACAAACGACGCTACGGCTGGTTCTACTGCCGACTATGATGTCACCGTGACGGAAGAAATGGAGCAGTCTTTCGCAATGGGAGATGACGAAACCTTTGACATACCAGATAGTCAAGAGTGTAGCGGTTATCCAGAAAATAATCAAGTCGTAATGACGAACTGCCCAAAGGCTATCATGAATATTTGCGTGAACGCGTTGCAAAATGATAAATTGTCAAAGAATGCTGAGCaatctgataaattattaGCCTCGAACAATTTGTTGGGCCAGttggatttaaaaaagtgtgcCATTTATGACAAGGACGTTAAAAATTTAGCGTCTTTGGGATCAGATAAATGGAGCACTAGCAAGGAACGGTTTTTGGAaggaaagaaaattaattatgtaaaggCAGACAACGTCGACTACGGTAAAAATCTTAACATAGGTGCTGAGAAAAAGGTGGATAAGGATAACAAAGATTTCAATTTACTCAAACAGAATCCTGGTacagtattaattaaagaaggtTTTATTGAACCGCCCAGAATGTCAAGAATTTCCAGGAGTTTTCATGGAAAGTCTCCCACTAGCAATAGCTATTTAGACATATCTAACAATTCACCCAGAAGAGCAAGTGATAGCGTTTCTATGACTAACTGCAATGCAAATCCTGGTAATGCTCTTAGTAAAATTGAACCGAAACCACAAAGGCCAGTATTTACAAGTCAGCTCTCGCAACCATGTGGAAGTACAAATCCAAACAAGGGTACTAGTTTCCGTAAAACATCTTTAACGGATGGTCTGCCTAAACATCCAAGATTTACTACAGTTAGAGTTGACGAAGCTGAACATGCAGCCAGTATGGGTCTTTTCATGAAGGCCAGGGACACCGAAAGCGAAGATTCTCTTCAAAATTAA